From the genome of Anopheles funestus chromosome 2RL, idAnoFuneDA-416_04, whole genome shotgun sequence:
GCATATATTGTACATGAACATGCAATAAAGCTGTCCACTGATAGTAATTTTTTAGTGCATCTCATATCAATTCATATACAGATAtccatttattttgttacaagttttcaaataatttctatgaagaaaatggtttgaaaaattgcaGAAGTTCAATTGTAGAAAATGCAAACAGAAATAAAGATAtttataaatgtattttaataaaatactgGTGTTCATTTatacatttaaatttgtttaaaaataagttaacAAATGAGAGATTTTTCGTAGTTTGTAAGCTTTTGTATGTGAAACAATAGATTCGATGCATTGACGGTCAAATTTGATTACGAAAAgaatattcttttattttagttgATCGCACTGTTTTTTGCGGGATGTTTTTTAACGCCCACAAATAGGATTAAAACTGGACGTTAAACTGGAGCTTTCCAATCTACACATGGAAGGTGGTAATGTTTCCGCTGCAGTTCGATCGAACCGTTTTTGAATGAATAGTTCTGATCGTGCTTTTACGTTCCGCATATATTTGCGTAACCGTTCTGATAGTTTCTGTCGAACTAACTGTTTCCGTTTaactgaaaaaagaaaaaatgaaaagaatttcATAATTTGTTTCATGGCTACGGCCCTCTTTATTATAGAGGAACGTACCAAGTAGTTCCATGTCCCAAATTTGTTCCGGCGTGTAATGACGAAATCTACAAAGTACCCCAAATGTGCATTCGCTGCCGTCTTTCAACGAACGGCATGGTGCTTTATGTTTGATCTCTGAAAGAATCTGCTCTATATCTGTGAAAAGCGgaaaaggttttaaattaCAAGGACAGATGAAACCGATGTTCGAACATACCTTTAAATTGCTGAAAGTATTCTGCCTTGGCTCGAAGGTGCGGGAGACCTACATTATGTTGTTTGATAATGCTGTAATcgttttgtattcttttgtcGCAGTAATCACAGTAATATTTTCGTCCCATGACCAAAGCATCGATTGTAACAATGTATTCTAACTTATCACACCAGTACGCTATCTAGAAAAGAGGTTTCTgattgtaattaaaatcaGTTTATTTTCgctaaaaattgtttatgtgGTTTTTCAACAACATTGCGGGTAAAAGAGATGGTTGGCGAATGTTGTTTCATGTGTCATGTAGCTGTCAGtgtaatgtaaataaacaacacgCTGACCGGCTAGTTTTGATCGGCTCGTGAAGATTTGTACCGTAGCAATAATTGAAGACGATGGATAATACCAATCGAACTGTGCTAGCTGGCGATATCATTGTCGAACCGACGGACATgatgcagacaaacaagaaagTAATTCTTGGCCCGGGGTTACGCATCGAGAAGGACACCGTGCGGGCTAGCAAGTGCGGACAGCTGAAGATGAAACATCCCAACACGTTCTGGATTGATGCATACCAGCGACGCTATGTGCCGAATCGTGGAGAGTTGGTCATTGGTGTGGTGATGGCCAAAGCGGGAGATATATTTCGTCTAGATATTGGCAGTTGCGAGACTGCCTCGTTATCGTACATGGCTTTCGAAGGTGCAACGAAGAAAAACCGACCGGACGTGAACGTTGGTGATATTGTGTATGCCCGGCTGCTTATTGCTCACCCTGACGTTGAACCAGAGCTGGTGTGCGTAGACTCCCATGGCAAGAAAGGTAAATTGGGTGTGCTACATGAAGGATTCATGATATGCTGCAGTCTGAATCTGATACGAAAGATATTGAACCCGAAATGCACTTTCCTGGCTTTACTGGCAAAGGAACTGCCGTTTGAAATAGCAGCGGGCATGAATGGACGCATTTGGATTCGAGGAAGAACGATTAAAGAAACTATCGGTGTAGGAAACGCTATTTTGGCCTTAGAATATTTACCGAACGATCGCATACATGAACTATGTGACGATATAGGTGCATATGTGTCTGGTTTTATGAAATAAAGGCAGTGAAAGTAAATGTATGAATGTTTTCGCTGTTGCAGAGCTTTGTTCCTTCTTGTTTTCATGAATAACAGCAGGTATGTTACGATAATTTCAACATttcaaatgaaagaaaacatacatGTTTACGTGTGAGGTGTGTGTAATCACCTTGGAAGTCACAATTGACGTGAATTTTCACTGACAGCAAGGTGTTTGTAGAGAAGGTGTCGCACAGCAACcaaaatttacaattaaaaaaaaaaacaggcacaCGCTGAGAAGCTTGTCATCAGCTGAGCGAGGATTGTGTACACGCACAACAGTGTTCGTTCAAAAGAAGTGCTAAACCAGACTGGCCGAAAAGCGAAACCGCTTCGTACATCCGATTTATATATTGCATAATAATTAATTGACTACACATTACGGCTCGAAAATGAGTGAAGCAATAACATCGAATGGTAAGCGAGATGACCAAAAAGAATTAGAGTTTTATAATGCATCCCAACAATAGTGAGAAAGTATGTGCATTATGTTTATTCTTTTAAGGTACCAGCTGTGGCCGAACGGTGCGCAGTATAGAGGAAATAGAAATTCCCGTTCCATGGGGTGTTGTTGCAGGTAAGGGTTAAgtgagagaaagggagagaaaacATGCGGCATTAAAAGCTAAGATCAAAGTTTGCATGAGATATGCTTGTTCATGCTTGACGTAATTGTTCCATAGTTTCGTCACGCTTTGGATGAATGGTGCAGCGGGGTCGTTAGCGTGGTGCTGTTAAGCCCGCCAGCTGATTAACTATGATAAGCTAAGCACCCATATGATAATACAATTGATGATGTCCGTAGAGCACACATTCCTAGAACATTTAGAACGATTGATACCAATACTGTACCACTCTAAGcttatttgcaaaacaaatgatcTAATTCTAATTCCTTTAGAACAGCTTTTTGCTGTTACCGCACAGAGTGCAGAGTGAAGGTTAAAAGTTCCTAATATTTTCATGGATTTAGGAAAGTAGTGCTAATATAAGAATTATGCTAGCAATATACGTGCTTCTTCGAAAACCgcatttaattttagtttCTCTACTTTGCAGGCAAATGGTGGGGCTCACGAGTTAAACAACCCGTACTAGCAATACACGGTTGGCAGGATAATGCCGGTACATTCGATCGGCTTTGCCCTCTACTGCCTCCAGAGATTCCGATTTTGGCCATCGATCTACCAGGCCATGGCAAATCATCGCATTACCCGAAAGGAATGCACTACTTCATTTTCTGGGATGGAATCACACTCATCCGGCGCATAGTAAAATATTACGGGTGGACAAAATTAACTCTACTGGGACATTCGTTGGGTGGTGCGTTGAGCTTCATGTACGCTGCTAGTTTTCC
Proteins encoded in this window:
- the LOC125761889 gene encoding zinc finger matrin-type protein 5; protein product: MGRKYYCDYCDKRIQNDYSIIKQHNVGLPHLRAKAEYFQQFKDIEQILSEIKHKAPCRSLKDGSECTFGVLCRFRHYTPEQIWDMELLVKRKQLVRQKLSERLRKYMRNVKARSELFIQKRFDRTAAETLPPSMCRLESSSLTSSFNPICGR
- the LOC125761884 gene encoding exosome complex component RRP40, producing the protein MDNTNRTVLAGDIIVEPTDMMQTNKKVILGPGLRIEKDTVRASKCGQLKMKHPNTFWIDAYQRRYVPNRGELVIGVVMAKAGDIFRLDIGSCETASLSYMAFEGATKKNRPDVNVGDIVYARLLIAHPDVEPELVCVDSHGKKGKLGVLHEGFMICCSLNLIRKILNPKCTFLALLAKELPFEIAAGMNGRIWIRGRTIKETIGVGNAILALEYLPNDRIHELCDDIGAYVSGFMK